One genomic window of Bactrocera dorsalis isolate Fly_Bdor chromosome 4, ASM2337382v1, whole genome shotgun sequence includes the following:
- the LOC105233338 gene encoding trimethylguanosine synthase yields the protein MHEYIVESTGCQPQLYVFNQIFKAYENLDYVRRYITDSYESKQQKTFLDFWYSNGDSIVYNKYWDKECEKEWVKDALNHDSENVIAECEEKRKQIWEEHYEKIYIEQYQLYAIIFYEYYKHLHKSLEEERIEFIADKLEEHINSSFADDFTQLKLLGLPTAFGKAKSNRKTQSQTYDNLQQVYSGFFSDEEDSSSMDTQHFQKNTVKDLDKKDKEISTLCDIKEKQIKKKRANRKLRNVPEFLLENKEMMKYWRKRFSLFSRYDDGIRLDCESWFSVTPEKIAAHLAERLSCDVIIDAFCGCGGNAIQFARTCKRVIAIDIDPVKISMAKHNAKIYGVADKIDFIIGDVMQIDRTCNFRCDIVFLSPPWGGPKYKRKESYDIESYLQPSGASKLMEIAKQFSENVVFYLPRNACIKQVVELAGVGNRCEVEHNYLDSRLVAISVLYGEDILKVN from the exons ATGCACGAATATATTGTGGAGTCAACTGGATGTCAACCTCAATTGTACGTTTTCAATCAGATTTTTAAAGCGTATGAAAACTTGGATTATGTTCGGCGTTATATTACAGATAGCTACGAGTCtaagcaacaaaaaacttttttggatttttggTATTCAAACGGTGATAGcattgtatataataaatattgggATAAGGAATGTGAAAAAGAATGG GTGAAGGACGCGTTAAATCATGACTCTGAAAATGTAATTGCTGAGTGTgaggaaaaaagaaaacaaatttggGAGGAACACTATGAAAAGATATATATAGAACAATATCAGTTATacgcaataatattttatgaatattacaAACATTTGCATAAATCTTTAGAGGAAGAAAGGATTGAGTTCATAGCTGATAAACTTGAGGAACATATTAATAGTAGTTTTGCGGATGATTTTACACAATTGAAACTGCTGGGACTTCCTACTGCATTTGGTAAAGCAAAAAGTAACAGAAAAACACAATCCCAAACGTACGATAACTTACAACAAGTGTATAGCGGTTTTTTCTCTGATGAGGAGGATTCTTCAAGTATGGACACTCAACATTTTCAAAAGAATACAGTAAAAGATCTTGATAAAAAAGATAAGGAAATATCGACATTATGTGATATTAAagagaaacaaattaaaaagaagagGGCAAACCGAAAGCTACGAAATGTACCGGAATTTCTATTGGAAAATAAGGAAATGATGAAATATTGGCGAAAACGTTTTTCCCTATTTTCACGGTATGATGATGGCATACGGTTAGATTGTGAAAGTTGGTTTTCAGTTACACCTGAAAAAATCGCTGCTCATTTGGCTGAACGCCTATCATGCGATGTAATTATAGACGCCTTTTGTGGCTGCGGTGGAAATGCTATACAATTCGCTCGCACTTGTAAGCGTGTTATAGCGATAGATATTGACCCTGTGAAAATATCTATGGCAAAGCACAATGCCAAAATTTATGGAGTAGCAGATAAAATTGACTTCATTATTGGAGACGTCATGCAAATAGATCGTACCTGCAATTTTCGTTGCGATATTGTTTTCTTAAGTCCGCCTTGGGGAGGTCCAAAGTATAAACGAAAGGAATCCTATGATATCGAAAGTTATTTACAACCTTCGGGTGCATCAAAACTAATGGAAATTGCCAAGCAATTTAGTGAAAACGTAGTATTCTATTTACCACGAAACGCTTGCATTAAGCAAGTCGTTGAACTGGCTGGAGTTGGAAACAGATGTGAAGTAGAACACAATTATTTAGATTCGAGGCTTGTGGCTATATCTGTACTATATGGCGAAGATATATTAAAAGTAAACTAA
- the LOC105233337 gene encoding uncharacterized protein LOC105233337, with translation MSRASFDVLCGLVNKMKRADTNWRKAIKLQKRVAIALFTLGSSLKYREISELFGVGISTVCEIVYEFCEEVWKTMSAYINKLPPKKEELAGYISGFCKLGHPQCMGVIDGYHIKVRPNAAVAKEYLNNRGWYSIILLALVDYRCRFLYVNIGAPGLCNYSQTYNASALRVLLNNNELLTGYKKEIDGVEIPVYIIGDSSFEFSKSLMTPYPVSTSLTENKKQFNNKLLTCKKVVDNAFWHLKARFRRLGIGIDNRKGNAPLIIRSTCILYNFLNEINDNIDEKWLEMNQVDTNCQNPTNTVVYCDDEPFAEEIRDTLCRFSER, from the exons ATGTCCCGAGCAAGTTTTGATGTACTATGTGGATTGGTTAACAAAATGAAAAGAGCAGATACGAATTGGCGTAAAGcgataaaattacaaaaacggGTCGCAATTGCTTTATTTACCCTCGGTTCTTCCTTAAAATACAGAGAAATTTCTGAACTATTCGGTGTGGGAATCTCAACTGTATGCGAAATTGTATACGAGTTCTGCGAGGAAGTGTGGAAAACTATGTCAgcttatattaataaattacctCCGAAAAAGGAAGAATTAGCTGGATATATTTCTGGATTTTGCAAACTTGGTCATCCTCAGTGCATGGGAGTAATTG ATGGATACCATATAAAAGTGAGACCGAACGCAGCTGTCGCTAAGGAATACTTAAATAACAGAGGCTGGTACTCCATTATACTTCTAGCGTTGGTGGATTACAG ATGTCGTTTCTTATATGTTAACATTGGTGCTCCAGGGCTGTGCAATTACTCACAAACATACAACGCATCGGCACTAAGAGTTCTCTTAAATAATAACGAGTTATTAACGggatataaaaaagaaatagatgGAGTGGAAATACCAGTTTATATTATAGGTGACTCATCGTTTGAGTTTTCCAAGTCTTTAATGACACCCTACCCAGTTAGCACTTCTTTAACCgagaataaaaaacaatttaataataagCTATTAACATGTAAAAAAGTTGTAGATAAcgctttttggcatttaaaagCACGTTTTCGACGTTTAGGAATCGGGATAGATAATAGAAAAGGGAATGCTCCTCTTATTATTCGATCCAcatgtattttatataactttcTCAAcgaaataaatgataatatcgACGAGAAATGGTTAGAAATGAATCAAGTGGATACAAATTGCCAGAATCCCACAAATACTGTCGTATATTGTGATGACGAACCCTTTGCGGAAGAGATAAGAGATACGTTGTGTCGTTTCAGTGaaagataa